The Yersinia intermedia genome window below encodes:
- the ptsG gene encoding PTS glucose transporter subunit IIBC: MFKNAFANLQKVGKSLMLPVSVLPIAGILLGVGSANFSWLPTVVSHVMAEAGGSVFANMALIFAIGVALGFTNNDGVSALAAVVAYGIMVKTMAVVAPLVLHLPAEEIAAKHLADTGVLGGIIAGAIAAYMFNRFYRIQLPEYLGFFAGKRFVPIISGFTAIFVGVILSFVWPPIGTAIQTFSQWAAYQNSVVAFGIYGVVERALVPFGLHHIWNVPFQMQIGEYTNAAGQVFHGDIPRYMAGDPTAGKLSGGFLFKMYGLPAAAIAIWHSAKPENRAKVGGIMISAALTSFLTGITEPIEFSFMFVAPILYVIHAILAGLAFPICILLGMRDGTSFSHGLIDFIVLSGNSSRIWLFPLVGICYGLVYYTIFRVLIAKLDLKTPGREETTTEQTVQGGTEMSAALVNAFGGKENITNLDACITRLRVSVADVSKVDQAGLKKLGAAGVVVAGSGVQAIFGTKSDNLKTDMDEYIRNH; the protein is encoded by the coding sequence ATGTTTAAGAACGCATTTGCAAACCTGCAAAAGGTAGGTAAATCGCTAATGCTACCGGTATCCGTCTTACCCATCGCAGGTATTCTGCTGGGTGTCGGTTCCGCGAATTTTAGCTGGCTACCAACAGTAGTCTCTCACGTAATGGCAGAAGCGGGCGGTTCCGTCTTTGCTAACATGGCATTAATCTTTGCTATTGGCGTTGCACTCGGCTTTACCAATAACGACGGTGTATCCGCGTTGGCGGCAGTTGTTGCTTACGGCATCATGGTGAAAACCATGGCTGTGGTAGCGCCTCTGGTCTTGCATCTGCCAGCAGAAGAAATTGCGGCCAAACATTTAGCCGATACCGGGGTATTGGGCGGGATTATTGCAGGTGCTATAGCCGCCTACATGTTCAACCGCTTCTACCGTATTCAGTTACCTGAATATCTCGGTTTCTTTGCGGGCAAACGCTTTGTTCCGATTATTTCTGGTTTCACCGCTATCTTCGTTGGTGTGATCCTGTCCTTCGTATGGCCACCTATCGGTACTGCGATCCAGACTTTCTCCCAGTGGGCGGCTTATCAGAACTCAGTTGTTGCCTTTGGTATCTACGGCGTTGTTGAACGTGCGTTAGTGCCATTCGGTCTGCACCATATCTGGAACGTACCATTCCAAATGCAAATTGGTGAATACACCAACGCAGCAGGTCAGGTATTCCACGGTGACATTCCACGTTACATGGCGGGTGACCCAACTGCCGGTAAACTGTCTGGTGGCTTCTTGTTCAAAATGTACGGTCTGCCAGCCGCCGCGATTGCGATTTGGCATTCAGCCAAGCCGGAAAACCGCGCTAAAGTGGGCGGGATCATGATCTCCGCAGCGCTGACCTCATTCCTGACTGGTATCACCGAGCCAATTGAATTCTCCTTCATGTTCGTGGCGCCAATTTTGTATGTTATCCATGCAATTCTGGCCGGTCTGGCGTTCCCAATCTGTATCCTGCTTGGGATGCGTGATGGTACCAGCTTCTCCCATGGTCTGATTGACTTCATCGTTCTAAGTGGCAACAGTAGCCGTATCTGGCTGTTCCCTCTGGTGGGTATTTGCTACGGTCTGGTGTACTACACCATCTTCCGTGTGCTGATTGCCAAACTGGATCTGAAAACACCGGGTCGTGAAGAGACAACGACTGAGCAAACTGTACAGGGCGGCACAGAAATGTCAGCGGCACTGGTAAATGCGTTTGGTGGTAAAGAGAACATCACTAACCTGGATGCATGTATTACCCGTCTGCGTGTCAGCGTGGCGGATGTATCCAAGGTTGACCAAGCTGGTCTGAAGAAACTGGGTGCTGCGGGTGTTGTGGTCGCAGGTTCTGGTGTTCAGGCTATCTTCGGGACTAAATCAGATAACCTGAAAACAGATATGGACGAGTATATTCGTAACCATTGA
- the hinT gene encoding purine nucleoside phosphoramidase yields MAEETIFSKIIRREIPADVVYQDELVTAFRDIAPQAPTHILIIPNILIPTVNDVTAEHEATLGRMITVAAKLAQQEGIAEDGYRLIINCNQHAGQVVYHIHMHLVGGRDLGSLLSHK; encoded by the coding sequence ATGGCCGAAGAAACGATTTTCAGCAAAATTATCCGCCGTGAAATTCCTGCCGACGTGGTCTATCAGGATGAACTGGTGACGGCGTTTCGTGATATTGCCCCACAGGCACCCACCCATATCTTAATCATTCCTAATATCCTTATTCCAACTGTGAATGATGTCACCGCAGAACATGAAGCAACACTGGGCCGCATGATCACCGTGGCGGCTAAACTTGCTCAACAGGAAGGCATTGCCGAAGATGGCTATCGCCTGATCATCAACTGTAACCAACATGCCGGGCAAGTGGTCTATCATATTCATATGCACCTGGTTGGTGGTCGTGATCTGGGGTCATTGTTGTCACATAAGTAA
- a CDS encoding YcfL family protein, with translation MRRVKAFLLPVMVLACIATLLGCSSPKGIAVNKQQTVVMDSSVLAAGILASQPAVSLSSGNNVARSVITNSQNKPIRINYRFYWYDAQGLDVPPLEAPRVMVIAPGDDVTVQSVNNNFNARSARLHLFL, from the coding sequence ATGCGCCGTGTTAAGGCGTTTTTATTACCGGTGATGGTGTTGGCGTGTATAGCGACATTGCTGGGGTGCAGCAGTCCGAAAGGGATTGCAGTAAATAAACAGCAAACCGTGGTAATGGATTCGTCGGTTCTGGCAGCAGGCATTTTGGCTTCTCAACCCGCAGTATCACTCTCTTCTGGCAACAATGTTGCACGTTCAGTTATCACGAATAGCCAGAATAAACCGATAAGAATCAATTACCGTTTTTATTGGTATGATGCGCAGGGCTTAGATGTGCCGCCACTGGAAGCGCCGCGCGTTATGGTCATTGCGCCAGGGGATGATGTTACTGTTCAATCAGTTAATAATAATTTTAATGCGCGCAGTGCACGCCTTCATTTATTTTTATAG
- the lpoB gene encoding penicillin-binding protein activator LpoB gives MKRYLFVVLAALVLTGCPSRTPVAPTTPPVTIEPVTPPVIETPPPVDTVPQPPKVQSIDWAISVEPLVAKMVNNNEVANGSILLLDSVKNNTNGALQTAKATAALHQVLASNKKFVLISPQQLAVAKQTLGLSEEDSLGSRSKAIGLARYVGAQYVLYSDVSGDVKSPTIEMQLMQAQSGEIIWSGNGPVQR, from the coding sequence ATGAAAAGGTATTTATTTGTGGTTTTGGCAGCGTTAGTGCTGACCGGTTGTCCGTCCCGGACGCCTGTTGCGCCAACGACACCGCCAGTGACCATTGAACCGGTAACACCCCCAGTAATTGAGACACCTCCGCCGGTAGACACCGTGCCGCAGCCGCCGAAAGTGCAATCTATCGATTGGGCTATCAGTGTCGAGCCGTTGGTGGCGAAAATGGTGAATAACAACGAAGTGGCGAATGGCAGCATCCTGCTGTTGGATAGCGTTAAAAACAACACTAATGGTGCATTGCAAACGGCGAAAGCCACCGCAGCATTACATCAAGTGCTAGCGTCGAATAAAAAGTTTGTTTTGATCTCGCCACAACAATTAGCCGTTGCCAAGCAAACGCTGGGGCTTTCGGAAGAAGATAGTCTGGGATCGCGCAGCAAAGCGATTGGTTTGGCCCGTTATGTCGGCGCTCAATATGTTTTGTACAGTGATGTGAGTGGTGATGTGAAATCGCCAACCATTGAAATGCAATTGATGCAGGCGCAATCAGGCGAAATCATTTGGTCAGGTAATGGCCCGGTTCAGCGCTGA